Proteins from one Panulirus ornatus isolate Po-2019 chromosome 28, ASM3632096v1, whole genome shotgun sequence genomic window:
- the LOC139757897 gene encoding uncharacterized protein, whose amino-acid sequence MEDLLTCTVCCEQYQEKMRHPVLLPRCGHSFCRPCVAFLVKNGCVICPTCRMDQRVETAEHLPTEFSLLAITSVQQVTKMEMCDRHSVKLSFWCKTCSESACGECLFEDHPTHSHKVIKSSTYIMEMKDAVKDITVKFIDALDLRERWYHQQLFQSAKTINDAIRTLSVLRRDMEDARDLVKGAKIVEGIAPTSALSDASKCLALKWNLKDCNLDLSRTSGNKEEKTAREEKEKDEAEAVDGSEDTAEGEGKTDEERDKDGNKKENDNSEKEKDDNEKENDAKEKEKCTEEPETLTEEERKKRKIQRVREKLAAAAAAAEKVASSSKDKSEIKKENKDDKASSSKEKTDGKEKANTNEQGTNLSVGAARTRTLARRYVPVSREPSITPEREVSTPGNPPSTPKEKVDSEEQKTETSDDMKTDATPKTEDDDAVAKRTADVASNSEPQTSKQADASDSNKEAESPSTSQTDSKTEEQPKVKKEPATGVTKRPRGRLARQALKRSQTMNLANPSDDKSAEDAANNSMSDNIKGLDLETTRCNKNEEPTMDNKDLEEQAENEKEKETEDTTEQQEEAGDREEQREEAASTKDDDKAEKPMFEMEPEEKERIATELMQVPSLTVIVEGIGGRLAYMAWEPMGLHVYCHQYQELPYDVIIKSTVLHSLLLTKSPMVFLDVGSDQKILGRVYISLWGHLRRATNFLHLCLGDRGPSYRNTLFLEVLNPDNPGERIKGGDYDYNNGRGGESLVDDLEFQEGYSKPMQAGMVTAGAPCKKEQDSQFFICTEDDLNRNFACPFGNVVSGLYVMKEAVWLVVTKQMWIRDCGVVLDVPRF is encoded by the exons ATGGAGGATCTCCTGACGTGCACGGTGTGCTGCGAGCAGTACCAGGAGAAGATGCGACACCCGGTCCTCCTGCCTCGCTGCGGCCACTCCTTCTGCCGCCCCTGCGTCGCCTTCTTGGTCAAGAATGGTTGTGTCATTTGTCCAACTTGTCGTATGGACCAGCGAGTGGAGACAGCAGAGCACCTGCCCACTGAGTTCAGCCTCCTGGCCATCACCAGCGTGCAGCAAGTCACTAAG ATGGAGATGTGCGACCGACACTCCGTCAAGCTCTCCTTCTGGTGTAAGACCTGCTCAGAGTCCGCCTGTGGCGAGTGCCTCTTCGAGGACCACCCGACCCACTCACATAAGGTCATCAAGTCCTCAAC GTACATCATGGAGATGAAGGATGCGGTGAAAGACATCACGGTTAAGTTCATAGATGCTCTGGACTTACGGGAGCGATGGTATCACCAGCAACTCTTCCAGTCCGCCAAGACGATCAACGACGCGATCCGCACCCTCAGCGTCCTACGACGGGACATGGAAGACGCCCGTGACCTCGTGAAGGGCGCGAAGATTGTGGAGGGCATCGCCCCCACCTCAGCCCTCTCCGACGCCTCCAAGTGTCTCGCCCTGAAGTGGAATCTCAAGGACTGTAACCTGGACCTCAGTCGGACCAGCGGGAATAAAGAAGAGAAAACTGccagggaagagaaggagaaagacgaGGCGGAAGCGGTGGACGGGTCAGAGGACACTGCTGAAGGGGAAGGAAAGACTGATGAAGAGAGGGACAAGGATGGTAACAAGAAGGAAAATGACAATAGTGAGAAAGAAAAGGACGATAATGAGAAGGAAAATGATGctaaagaaaaggagaaatgtACAGAGGAGCCAGAGACGCTAACcgaagaggaaaggaagaagagaaagatacagagagtgagagaaaagTTGGCAgccgctgctgcagctgctgagaAAGTTGCCTCATCTTCGAAAGACAAAAGtgaaattaaaaaggaaaataaagacgACAAGGCCAGCAGCAGCAAGGAAAAGACAGACGGGAAAGAGAAAGCCAATACCAACGAACAGGGGACTAACCTGTCCGTTGGCGCAGCCAGAACCAGGACTCTGGCACGCAGGTATGTACCAGTCTCCAGAGAGCCTTCCATAACTCCAGAGAGAGAGGTCAGCACTCCAGGCAACCCACCGTCCACTCCGAAAGAAAAAGTGGACAGCGAAGAACAGAAGACGGAAACGAGCGATGACATGAAGACAGATGCCACTCCCAAGACGGAAGATGATGATGCAGTGGCCAAGAGAACAGCAGACGTTGCCTCGAACTCAGAACCACAGACATCAAAGCAAGCGGATGCCAGTGACTCCAATAAGGAGGCAGAGTCACCatcaacctcacagacagactcCAAGACAGAGGAACAACCCAAGGTGAAGAAAGAACCAGCAACAGGCGTAACCAAGAGACCAAGAGGCCGACTGGCCCGACAGGCCCTGAAGAGATCACAGACCATGAACCTCGCCAACCCTTCAGACGATAAGAGCGCTGAAGACGCCGCCAACAACAGCATGTCAGACAACATCAAAGGCCTTGACTTAGAGACAACGAGATGCAATAAAAATGAAGAACCAACTATGGACAATAAAGATCTCGAAGAACAAGCAGAGaacgagaaggaaaaagaaacggAAGATACGacggaacagcaggaggaggcgggagacagagaggaacagagagaggaaGCAGCCTCTACGAAAGATGATGATAAAGCGGAGAAACCGATGTTTGAGATGGAAcctgaggagaaagagagaatcgCAACAGAACTCATGCAG GTACCGAGTCTGACCGTGATAGTGGAGGGCATAGGAGGACGACTGGCCTACATGGCCTGGGAGCCGATGGGTCTCCACGTCTACTGCCACCAGTACCAAGAACTTCCCTATGACGTCATCATCAAG tCGACGGTCCTACACTCCCTTCTCCTGACGAAGTCGCCTATGGTGTTCCTGGATGTTGGGTCTGATCAGAAGATCCTGGGTCGTGTGTACATCAGTTTGTGGGGTCATCTCCGCCGCGCTACCAACTTCCTTCACCTGTGCCTGGGCGACCGCGGCCCATCCTACAGGAACACCTTGTTCCTCGAGGTCCTGAACCCTGACAACCCCGGGGAGAGGATTAAGGGCGGAGACTATGACTACAACAACGGGCGAGGAGGTGAATCCCTGGTGGACGATCTAGAGTTCCAGGAGGGTTACTCGAAGCCCATGCAAGCCGGGATGGTCACGGCGGGAGCTCCCTGCAAGAAGGAACAAGACTCACAGTTCTTCATCTGCACAGAGGATGATCTCAACCGAAACTTCGCGTGTCCATTTGGCAATGTTGTGTCGGGGTTGTACGTGATGAAGGAGGCAGTTTGGTTGGTGGTTACCAAACAGATGTGGATTAGGGACTGCGGCGTGGTCCTGGACGTGCCCAGGTTCTAG